Proteins co-encoded in one Deinococcus aerius genomic window:
- a CDS encoding ferritin-like domain-containing protein, whose amino-acid sequence MNEQTGTTEPTTSNERTRRGFLRGLAGTLALTGFGQAFGQDRASTGTLDHAAVLDLAATAEALAVTLYHQALTTATFRMDGDTAEHLRAVLDAEAHHLEVLRSLGAAPLASRFYLPRELLPDAGAFADTALHLEAVFIGAYLAATHQFAQQGQPELAATAAQLGASEAQHLTLLSQLAGLGPGDLTLPAASFRRVADAGPALAPFLRGGPGALGPVALPQAEQLRLVLGQRAATPGRPFARTYTPSPRGRG is encoded by the coding sequence ATGAACGAGCAGACCGGCACCACCGAACCCACCACCAGCAATGAGCGCACCAGGCGCGGCTTTCTGCGCGGCCTGGCGGGCACCCTCGCCCTCACCGGGTTCGGCCAGGCGTTCGGCCAGGACCGGGCCAGCACCGGAACCCTCGACCACGCCGCCGTCCTCGACCTCGCGGCGACCGCCGAGGCGCTGGCCGTCACCCTCTACCACCAGGCCCTGACCACGGCCACCTTCCGCATGGACGGGGACACCGCCGAACATCTGCGGGCCGTGCTGGACGCCGAGGCGCACCACCTGGAGGTGCTGCGGTCCCTGGGCGCCGCGCCGCTCGCGTCCCGCTTCTACCTGCCCCGGGAGCTGCTGCCGGATGCTGGCGCCTTCGCGGACACCGCCCTGCACCTGGAGGCGGTCTTCATCGGCGCGTACCTGGCGGCCACCCACCAGTTCGCGCAGCAGGGCCAGCCCGAACTGGCGGCGACAGCCGCGCAACTCGGGGCGAGCGAGGCCCAGCACCTCACGCTGCTGTCACAGCTCGCGGGCCTGGGACCGGGCGACCTCACCCTGCCCGCCGCGAGCTTTCGCCGGGTCGCGGACGCGGGTCCCGCCCTGGCCCCCTTCCTGCGGGGTGGACCGGGGGCCCTCGGGCCGGTCGCGCTGCCGCAGGCCGAGCAACTGCGCCTGGTCCTGGGGCAGCGCGCCGCCACACCCGGGCGGCCATTCGCGCGGACGTACACCCCCTCCCCACGCGGGCGGGGATGA
- the arsB gene encoding arsenical efflux pump membrane protein ArsB, which translates to MSALLVFLVTVALVVWQPRGLKPAWTALGGAALGLLLGAVRPADIPAVWHATWNATLTLVGLIVMSLLLDEAGFFRWAALHLARWGRGRGVVLFVLLIVFTALVAALFANDGAVLILTPVALELAGVLALSRAATLAFAFAVGFVVDATSLPLPVSNLVNIVVADAFHLDFAQYARVMVPVDAAALLACLAVLLAVYRRALPTSYDPATLPPPGSVVRSRGLFLAGWTVLPLLLAGYFLADPLGVPLGVVTTLGAAALWLVAARSRQLSSRAVLGHAPWDVVVFALGMYLVVYGLRGAGFTAGYGELVAGAAGHGTLAGVLAAGSSVAALSALMNNLPAVLFALLGVQGAALTPQVREGLAYALIVGADIGPKLTPTGSLATLLWLFLLGRRGVRVSWGEYFRAGIVLTPPVLLAALLALAAFLR; encoded by the coding sequence GTGAGCGCCCTGCTGGTGTTCCTCGTGACGGTCGCCCTGGTGGTGTGGCAGCCCCGCGGCCTGAAACCCGCCTGGACCGCGCTGGGCGGGGCCGCCCTCGGCCTGCTGCTGGGCGCGGTCCGGCCCGCCGACATCCCGGCGGTCTGGCACGCGACCTGGAACGCGACGCTCACCCTGGTCGGGTTGATCGTGATGAGCCTGCTGCTCGACGAGGCGGGCTTCTTCCGCTGGGCGGCGCTGCACCTCGCGCGCTGGGGACGCGGGCGCGGCGTGGTCCTCTTCGTGCTGCTGATCGTGTTCACCGCCCTGGTCGCGGCCCTGTTCGCCAACGACGGCGCCGTCCTGATCCTCACTCCCGTCGCCCTCGAACTCGCCGGGGTCCTCGCGCTGTCCCGCGCGGCCACGCTGGCCTTCGCCTTCGCCGTGGGGTTCGTGGTGGACGCCACCAGCCTGCCCCTGCCGGTCTCGAACCTGGTGAACATCGTCGTGGCTGACGCCTTCCACCTGGACTTCGCGCAGTACGCGCGGGTGATGGTCCCGGTGGACGCGGCGGCGCTGCTCGCCTGCCTCGCCGTCCTGCTCGCGGTGTACCGCCGCGCTCTGCCCACGAGCTACGACCCGGCGACCCTGCCCCCGCCAGGAAGCGTGGTGCGGTCGCGCGGTCTGTTCCTCGCCGGGTGGACCGTGCTGCCCCTCCTGCTCGCCGGGTACTTCCTGGCGGACCCGCTGGGGGTGCCGCTCGGCGTGGTGACCACCCTGGGGGCCGCCGCACTGTGGCTCGTCGCGGCGCGCTCGCGGCAGCTGTCGAGCCGCGCGGTGCTGGGGCACGCTCCCTGGGACGTGGTGGTGTTCGCGCTGGGGATGTATCTGGTGGTGTACGGGCTGCGCGGCGCCGGGTTCACCGCCGGGTACGGGGAGCTGGTGGCGGGCGCGGCGGGGCACGGCACCCTGGCGGGCGTGCTGGCTGCGGGGAGTAGCGTGGCGGCGCTGAGCGCCCTGATGAACAACCTCCCGGCGGTGCTGTTCGCGCTGCTCGGGGTGCAGGGGGCCGCCCTGACGCCGCAGGTGCGGGAGGGCCTCGCCTACGCGCTGATCGTGGGCGCGGACATCGGGCCCAAGCTCACGCCCACCGGGAGCCTCGCCACGTTGCTGTGGCTGTTCCTGCTGGGGCGGCGCGGGGTGAGGGTGAGTTGGGGGGAGTATTTCAGGGCCGGGATCGTGCTGACCCCACCCGTCCTGCTCGCGGCGCTGCTGGCGCTCGCGGCCTTCCTGCGCTGA
- a CDS encoding ABC transporter permease codes for MSVPISAGQLALAAALLLVNVVLSVRLRLGLERDILVAGARMVAQLLAVGLILGWVFALRSPLPVVGIGLVMTVLAGQAAVARSRERYARVYLDAFLAVFGSSFLLTGLALSGLLRVHPWFEPQYAIPILGMVLGNTLTGVALSLDRFTGDLRARRPQIEELLALGATRWEAAHAEVAAAVRTGMIPVLSSMAVMGIVSLPGMMTGQILAGAPPGTAVRYQIVIMFILAASSALGSLAVVLLAYRSLFDARDRLRVERLHARGRR; via the coding sequence ATGAGCGTGCCGATCAGCGCCGGGCAACTCGCCCTGGCGGCCGCGCTGCTGCTGGTGAACGTCGTGCTGTCGGTGCGGCTGCGCCTGGGGCTGGAGCGGGACATCCTGGTGGCGGGCGCGCGGATGGTCGCGCAGCTCCTCGCGGTGGGGCTGATCCTGGGGTGGGTCTTCGCCCTGCGCTCCCCGCTGCCCGTCGTGGGGATCGGGCTGGTGATGACCGTCCTGGCCGGGCAGGCGGCGGTGGCCCGCAGCCGCGAGCGGTACGCCCGGGTGTACCTGGACGCCTTCCTCGCAGTGTTCGGCAGCTCGTTCCTGCTCACGGGGCTGGCCCTTTCCGGCCTCCTGCGGGTCCACCCGTGGTTCGAGCCGCAGTACGCGATCCCCATCCTGGGGATGGTGCTGGGCAACACCCTGACCGGGGTGGCCCTGTCGCTGGACCGCTTCACCGGGGACCTGCGCGCCCGCCGCCCGCAGATCGAGGAGCTGCTGGCGCTGGGCGCGACCCGCTGGGAGGCCGCCCACGCGGAGGTCGCCGCCGCCGTGCGGACCGGCATGATCCCGGTGCTCAGCAGCATGGCCGTCATGGGCATCGTGAGCCTGCCCGGCATGATGACCGGGCAGATCCTGGCGGGCGCCCCGCCGGGCACGGCCGTGCGGTACCAGATCGTGATCATGTTCATCCTCGCGGCGAGTTCGGCACTGGGGAGCCTGGCCGTGGTGCTGCTCGCGTACCGCTCGCTCTTCGACGCGCGGGACCGGTTGAGGGTCGAGCGGCTGCACGCCCGGGGGCGGCGGTGA
- a CDS encoding ABC transporter ATP-binding protein, protein MALLSASGLRRSVDGRALWQDLSLDVDAGESVAVVGPSGSGKSLLLRALAGLDALEGGEITLEGRAQAGWPMPRYRSHVTYLPQRPALDGGTVLDHLRRPFTLAAHRHRMFHPGEAEALLGAFGRDGAFLRLDAATLSGGEGQLVALTRALLLSPTVLLLDEATASLDPDTTRRAERVLLGWLRGAARRALVWVSHDPAQRARVASREVPLQPQPVTA, encoded by the coding sequence ATGGCCCTGCTGTCGGCGTCGGGCCTGCGGCGCAGCGTGGATGGCCGCGCGCTCTGGCAGGACCTGAGCCTGGACGTGGACGCCGGGGAGAGCGTGGCCGTCGTCGGGCCGTCGGGCTCGGGAAAGAGCCTGCTGCTGCGCGCCCTCGCCGGGCTGGACGCGTTGGAGGGCGGCGAGATCACGCTGGAGGGCCGGGCGCAGGCCGGGTGGCCGATGCCCCGGTACCGCTCACACGTCACCTACCTGCCCCAGCGGCCCGCCCTGGACGGCGGCACCGTCCTCGACCACCTGCGGCGGCCCTTCACCCTGGCGGCACACCGCCACCGCATGTTCCATCCCGGTGAGGCGGAGGCGCTGCTCGGGGCCTTCGGGCGGGACGGGGCCTTCCTGCGGCTGGACGCGGCCACCCTCTCGGGGGGCGAGGGGCAGCTCGTGGCCCTCACCCGCGCGCTGCTGCTCAGCCCCACCGTGCTGCTGCTCGACGAGGCGACCGCGTCCCTCGACCCGGACACCACGCGCCGCGCGGAGCGCGTGCTGCTGGGCTGGCTGCGCGGGGCCGCGCGGCGCGCGCTGGTCTGGGTCAGCCACGACCCCGCGCAACGGGCCCGGGTCGCCTCGCGCGAAGTTCCCCTCCAGCCCCAGCCGGTGACGGCATGA
- the cydB gene encoding cytochrome d ubiquinol oxidase subunit II, with translation MTVDLPTVWFALTALTFTIYFFLDGFDFGVGILQPFLARSEVQRRALIGTVGPFWAANEVWVILAASVIFAAFPLWYGALLTALYPLFALILLALIGRGVAFEYRSEVDHVRWRLFWDATSFVTNLLPAFLWGVIMSNMVRGLPLGVGGRFEGHVLGAFDLFTVLGGLATLSLFVLHGATYLLLRLHRGSTLYLRARRAALLWGAAATVLVLAFVYVGFVRSGVFNSLGLSQWLFPAAAALNLGLVWLALTLRRDGLAFAATGLTVVFSTATIFLSLYPNVLPSTLGETYTLTVRNSASEPYTLRLLSWVSLIFLPLIIGYQAWNYYVFRQRVQERDQAIPGGGSGD, from the coding sequence GTGACCGTCGACCTGCCCACCGTCTGGTTCGCCCTGACCGCCCTGACCTTCACGATCTATTTCTTCCTGGACGGCTTCGACTTCGGGGTCGGCATCCTGCAACCCTTCCTCGCGCGGAGCGAGGTGCAACGCCGCGCATTGATCGGCACGGTCGGCCCCTTCTGGGCGGCGAACGAGGTGTGGGTGATCCTGGCCGCCAGCGTGATCTTCGCGGCGTTCCCGCTGTGGTACGGGGCGCTGCTGACGGCCCTGTACCCGCTGTTCGCCCTGATCCTGCTGGCCCTGATCGGGCGGGGTGTGGCCTTCGAGTACCGCTCGGAGGTCGATCACGTCCGCTGGCGACTCTTCTGGGACGCCACGTCCTTTGTCACCAACCTGCTGCCCGCCTTCTTATGGGGCGTGATCATGTCCAACATGGTGCGCGGGCTGCCGCTGGGGGTCGGCGGCCGCTTCGAGGGCCACGTGCTGGGCGCCTTCGACCTCTTCACGGTTCTGGGCGGGCTGGCCACCCTGAGCCTGTTCGTGCTGCACGGCGCGACGTACCTGCTGCTGCGGCTGCACCGGGGCAGCACGCTGTACCTGCGGGCCCGGCGCGCGGCCCTGCTGTGGGGGGCGGCCGCGACCGTGCTGGTCCTCGCTTTCGTGTACGTGGGCTTCGTGCGCTCCGGGGTGTTCAATTCGCTGGGGTTGTCCCAGTGGCTCTTCCCGGCGGCGGCCGCCCTCAACCTCGGCCTGGTGTGGCTGGCCCTGACCCTCAGGCGCGACGGGCTCGCCTTCGCGGCCACCGGGCTGACGGTCGTGTTCTCGACGGCGACCATCTTCCTGAGCCTGTACCCGAACGTGCTGCCGAGCACCCTGGGCGAGACGTACACCCTGACCGTGCGGAACAGCGCGAGTGAGCCCTACACCCTGCGCCTGCTCTCCTGGGTGAGCCTGATCTTTCTCCCCCTGATCATCGGCTACCAGGCCTGGAACTACTACGTGTTCCGGCAGCGCGTGCAGGAGCGCGATCAGGCCATTCCCGGCGGCGGTTCGGGGGACTGA